In the Streptomyces sp. NBC_00525 genome, one interval contains:
- a CDS encoding TOBE domain-containing protein, translating to MQSYTIGQAARLLGVSPDTARRWADAGRVATHRDEGGRRLIDGRDLAAFSVEVAQHGAGDEEVSYTSARNAFAGIVTAVKLGDVAAQVEIQAGPHRLVSLLTREAVEELGLEVGVQATARVKSTSVHIDRA from the coding sequence ATGCAGTCCTACACGATCGGACAGGCGGCCCGTCTGCTGGGCGTCAGCCCGGACACCGCCCGGCGCTGGGCCGACGCGGGGCGCGTGGCGACCCATCGCGACGAGGGCGGCCGCCGCCTCATCGACGGCCGCGACCTGGCGGCGTTCTCCGTGGAGGTCGCGCAGCACGGCGCGGGCGACGAGGAGGTGTCGTACACCTCGGCGCGCAACGCGTTCGCGGGGATCGTGACCGCGGTGAAGCTCGGCGACGTGGCCGCGCAGGTGGAGATCCAGGCGGGGCCGCACCGGCTGGTGTCGCTGCTGACGCGCGAGGCCGTCGAGGAGCTGGGTCTTGAGGTCGGGGTGCAGGCGACCGCGCGGGTGAAGTCGACCAGCGTGCACATCGACCGGGCCTGA